Proteins from a genomic interval of Gemmatimonadota bacterium:
- the era gene encoding GTPase Era: MPRFGHVALAGRPNVGKSSLLNALLGTHLAMVSPKAQATRIPTSGVITDEDTQLVLIDLPGLLDPAYLLQKSMRRMAIEALNTVDLVLHLHPAADAPAPPFHELVPDAPPFRAQVMTVYTKGDLVSFARRQVLSEEAIVTSAQDANSVQRLLAKVRALLPEGAFRHDVDDIGTQPVRFFVGEYLREAAFEELGEEVPYSFAAEVDEFREDRKPVYIRATLYIERESQKGIVIGHKGATLKKIGAHARIRLEELLGEAVYLETWVKVLPKWRRSATALARFGFPVADDENS, from the coding sequence ATGCCTCGCTTCGGTCACGTCGCCCTCGCTGGCCGGCCCAATGTCGGCAAGTCATCGCTCCTCAATGCCCTCCTCGGTACCCATCTCGCGATGGTGTCACCCAAGGCGCAAGCGACGCGCATTCCGACCAGCGGTGTCATCACCGACGAAGACACCCAGCTCGTGCTGATCGACCTCCCCGGCCTCCTCGACCCCGCGTACCTGCTCCAGAAAAGCATGCGGCGCATGGCCATCGAGGCACTCAATACGGTCGATCTCGTGCTCCATCTTCATCCCGCCGCCGACGCGCCTGCGCCGCCGTTCCACGAGCTCGTCCCCGACGCGCCGCCGTTCCGCGCCCAGGTGATGACCGTCTATACCAAGGGTGACCTGGTCTCGTTCGCCCGGCGGCAGGTGCTCAGCGAGGAAGCGATCGTCACCTCGGCCCAGGATGCCAATTCCGTGCAGCGGCTCCTCGCCAAGGTGCGAGCGCTCCTTCCCGAGGGGGCCTTCCGTCACGACGTCGATGATATCGGCACCCAGCCGGTCCGCTTCTTCGTTGGCGAGTATCTCCGTGAGGCAGCCTTCGAGGAACTCGGCGAAGAGGTCCCGTACTCCTTCGCGGCCGAGGTCGACGAGTTCCGGGAGGACCGCAAGCCGGTGTACATTCGGGCGACACTCTATATCGAGCGCGAGTCCCAGAAAGGCATCGTCATCGGCCACAAGGGCGCCACGCTCAAGAAGATTGGTGCCCACGCCCGCATTCGGCTCGAGGAGCTCCTCGGCGAAGCGGTTTACCTGGAAACCTGGGTGAAGGTGCTGCCGAAGTGGCGTCGTTCGGCCACCGCACTCGCCCGGTTCGGTTTCCCAGTTGCTGACGACGAGAACAGCTGA
- a CDS encoding Trm112 family protein codes for MALPNELLDILVCPKCHGDLEYRREPEEVLVCHACRLVYAVEDDIPIMLIDEAKPLT; via the coding sequence ATGGCCCTGCCGAATGAACTGCTCGACATCCTCGTCTGTCCCAAGTGTCACGGCGATCTCGAGTATCGTCGCGAACCCGAGGAAGTCCTCGTCTGCCACGCCTGTCGTCTCGTGTACGCCGTCGAAGACGATATCCCGATCATGCTGATCGACGAAGCCAAGCCTCTTACCTGA
- the cax gene encoding calcium/proton exchanger, with translation MTIPDQLRADAATLAASLEADFVGTEHLFLAWLESATGPAADTMRAAGLTPEAFRTLLASGKQRRRGPGPVAAPGGLSSQGQRVLELAAELATADGRTEGNADDIILAMIREPRGALARALSEFQLKPSKLRAIIRPGSAEVSRPEREPREPREPREAKEPREPKEPREPKEPREPKEPREPREPRPKQEPKGDPKPRPEPRPKPEPRPRRDPETDDIPFARAPERPRLTPPPKPPRDAPIEKKKRAVPLSAVLFLAVPLAVYLSQTHGDPVWIFAAACLGVLPLAGLMGNATEHLAERTGPTLGGLLNATFGNAAELIIAIAALRAGYVDLVKASITGSILGNLLLILGLSLVVGGSRRSLLSFNRTNAGMGAAMLALAVAGLIFPALFHAIHPEALVGVELHLSEAVATVLAVTYGFSLLFVLRTHKPLFGGGGHGGLDGPSWGVGKAVGLLALGTAGVAVMSEILVHQVGAVTANLGISQAFLGLIIIPIIGNAAEHATAIVVARKGQTDLAFQIALGSSTQVALLIAPILVFAGAFMGVAGMNLVFSTFEIVGLCMAVIVSAFITLDGESHWFEGVQLLALYALIGAAAWFI, from the coding sequence GTGACCATACCCGATCAACTGCGCGCAGACGCGGCCACGCTCGCTGCGTCGCTTGAAGCCGATTTTGTCGGCACCGAACACCTCTTCCTCGCCTGGCTCGAGTCGGCCACCGGACCTGCCGCCGATACCATGCGGGCAGCTGGCCTGACGCCGGAAGCGTTTCGCACGCTGCTCGCGTCGGGCAAACAGCGCCGTCGCGGGCCAGGGCCCGTCGCTGCTCCCGGTGGACTCTCCTCGCAAGGCCAGCGCGTGCTCGAACTCGCGGCCGAACTCGCGACGGCCGACGGTCGCACCGAGGGCAATGCCGACGACATCATCCTCGCGATGATCCGGGAGCCACGCGGCGCACTCGCCCGCGCGTTAAGCGAATTCCAGTTGAAGCCATCAAAGCTGCGCGCCATCATCCGGCCAGGATCAGCGGAAGTCTCCCGGCCCGAACGCGAACCGCGCGAGCCGAGAGAGCCGCGTGAAGCGAAAGAGCCGCGCGAACCGAAGGAACCACGCGAGCCCAAAGAGCCGCGCGAGCCGAAGGAACCACGCGAACCCCGTGAGCCGCGCCCGAAGCAGGAGCCGAAAGGCGACCCGAAGCCCCGGCCGGAGCCGCGCCCGAAGCCCGAGCCGCGGCCGCGCCGCGACCCCGAGACCGACGACATTCCGTTTGCGCGCGCTCCTGAGCGGCCCCGGCTGACGCCGCCGCCCAAGCCGCCGCGCGACGCACCTATCGAGAAGAAGAAGCGCGCGGTGCCACTGTCCGCGGTGCTCTTCCTGGCCGTGCCCCTCGCCGTCTATCTGTCGCAGACGCACGGCGACCCGGTCTGGATCTTCGCAGCGGCCTGCCTCGGCGTGTTGCCGCTCGCGGGGCTGATGGGCAATGCCACCGAACACCTGGCCGAGCGCACCGGGCCGACGCTCGGCGGACTGCTCAACGCGACGTTCGGCAATGCGGCCGAGCTGATCATCGCCATCGCGGCGCTGCGCGCTGGATATGTCGATCTGGTGAAGGCCTCGATCACCGGCTCGATCCTCGGCAACCTGCTGCTGATCCTCGGACTCTCGCTCGTCGTGGGTGGCAGTCGGCGATCGTTGCTCTCGTTCAACCGGACCAATGCCGGAATGGGTGCGGCGATGCTCGCGCTCGCGGTGGCGGGCCTGATCTTCCCGGCGCTCTTCCACGCCATTCATCCCGAAGCACTGGTGGGTGTGGAACTGCATCTCTCCGAGGCCGTGGCCACTGTGCTCGCGGTGACCTACGGCTTCTCCTTGCTCTTCGTCCTGCGGACCCACAAGCCGCTCTTCGGCGGCGGTGGGCACGGCGGCCTTGACGGGCCATCGTGGGGCGTCGGCAAAGCGGTCGGGCTCCTGGCGCTGGGCACGGCCGGGGTGGCCGTCATGTCCGAGATCCTCGTCCACCAGGTCGGGGCGGTTACCGCGAATCTCGGCATTTCACAGGCGTTCCTGGGCCTGATCATCATCCCGATCATCGGCAATGCGGCCGAGCATGCGACCGCCATTGTGGTGGCACGGAAGGGGCAGACCGACCTCGCGTTCCAGATCGCCCTCGGGTCGAGCACTCAAGTTGCATTGCTGATTGCGCCGATACTGGTCTTTGCCGGAGCCTTCATGGGGGTGGCCGGGATGAACCTGGTCTTCTCCACCTTCGAGATCGTGGGGCTCTGCATGGCGGTGATTGTCTCGGCGTTCATCACCCTCGATGGCGAGTCGCACTGGTTCGAGGGCGTCCAGCTCCTGGCGCTCTATGCCCTCATCGGGGCTGCGGCGTGGTTTATTTGA
- a CDS encoding diguanylate cyclase, with protein MQRRILLYCGADDRPPPELLGRWAAARDLAIEAYASPAEVEALVLRGRGALVFVDDDPTSPEREAMVRRLKSDSFTAIVPVTVLTRGHDAAANCRWYDAGADEILTPLFDPQEQRARLDALIARTERDVAVHPSTRLPGTTEIEREMRRRLDASLPFAVCYADLDHFKEFNDRYSYYDGDRVIYILSRILHDVVRGMLGADGFVGHIGGDDFIFITSLGDHAPVCSEILAVFDELIPLQYSEQDRRAGYFFGKDRRGQLHRVPLMTLSIGVVTNQHRRFTHPAQVSELATEMKSYAKTLPGSVFVVDRRRGDQELRSGPGGRDARSS; from the coding sequence ATGCAGCGGCGCATCCTACTCTACTGCGGCGCCGATGACCGGCCACCGCCCGAGCTCCTCGGGCGGTGGGCGGCGGCACGCGACCTCGCGATCGAGGCCTATGCCTCTCCCGCGGAGGTCGAGGCCCTGGTGCTGCGCGGACGCGGTGCGCTGGTGTTCGTCGACGACGACCCGACTTCCCCCGAGCGGGAGGCGATGGTCCGTCGGCTGAAGTCAGATTCGTTCACCGCGATCGTTCCCGTGACGGTGCTCACGCGGGGCCACGACGCGGCGGCCAACTGCCGCTGGTACGATGCTGGTGCCGATGAAATCCTGACGCCACTCTTCGATCCGCAGGAACAGCGCGCGCGACTCGACGCGCTGATCGCCCGTACCGAGCGAGACGTGGCGGTGCACCCCTCCACTCGGCTCCCCGGCACGACCGAGATCGAACGCGAGATGCGGCGCCGCCTCGACGCGAGCCTGCCGTTCGCAGTCTGCTATGCCGACCTCGATCACTTCAAGGAGTTCAACGATCGCTACAGCTACTACGACGGCGATCGCGTCATCTACATCCTCTCGCGCATTCTCCACGACGTCGTGCGCGGTATGCTCGGTGCCGACGGCTTCGTCGGACATATCGGCGGCGACGACTTCATCTTCATCACGTCGCTGGGTGACCATGCGCCGGTGTGCAGCGAGATTCTCGCCGTGTTCGACGAACTGATTCCGCTGCAATACAGCGAACAGGATCGACGCGCCGGCTATTTCTTCGGCAAGGACCGGCGCGGTCAGCTCCACCGGGTGCCGCTGATGACGCTGTCGATCGGCGTGGTGACCAATCAGCATCGTCGCTTCACCCACCCGGCGCAGGTGAGCGAGCTGGCGACCGAAATGAAGAGTTACGCCAAGACGCTGCCGGGATCAGTCTTTGTTGTCGATCGTCGCCGTGGAGACCAGGAATTGCGGAGTGGTCCCGGCGGACGTGACGCCCGCTCCTCGTGA
- a CDS encoding zinc-ribbon domain-containing protein, with protein MNVTCPQCATVFRVDPAKVPERGVRARCSVCAALIAVRRPVASPVLPRESAPAIAAPVPMPPPAAVPPPPVFELPPAPMPSPAPRPAPAPAPAPVTPPPPAPIAVSPAFPSIEFDETPIPPLSPPSVPFATLPKDSAMPPAPPPPVAPLSPPSGNRFSNPFLQQDPSTRARRLARALVSDLVVYHPEKRQRGLAEGNLKDLFAEEIRKSWEEYTEQVGEDVASTTPYFTEALNEILAEGRALFG; from the coding sequence ATGAATGTGACCTGTCCGCAGTGCGCGACGGTGTTCCGCGTTGATCCGGCGAAGGTGCCGGAGCGCGGCGTCCGTGCCCGCTGCTCGGTGTGTGCCGCGTTGATCGCGGTCCGTCGTCCGGTGGCATCGCCGGTGCTCCCGCGCGAATCCGCGCCGGCCATCGCCGCACCCGTGCCGATGCCGCCGCCCGCAGCGGTACCGCCGCCGCCGGTCTTCGAACTGCCGCCGGCCCCGATGCCGAGCCCCGCTCCACGTCCGGCACCGGCACCGGCGCCCGCACCAGTGACTCCGCCGCCGCCGGCACCGATCGCGGTGTCGCCTGCGTTTCCGAGCATCGAGTTCGACGAAACGCCGATCCCGCCGCTCTCGCCCCCGTCGGTGCCCTTCGCGACGCTGCCGAAGGACTCGGCCATGCCGCCCGCGCCGCCGCCGCCGGTGGCGCCGCTCTCGCCGCCGAGCGGCAATCGCTTCAGCAATCCGTTCCTCCAGCAGGATCCCTCCACCAGGGCGCGTCGACTGGCTCGGGCGCTCGTCTCCGATCTCGTCGTCTATCATCCCGAGAAGCGGCAACGCGGTCTGGCCGAGGGAAACCTCAAGGACCTCTTTGCCGAGGAGATCCGGAAGAGCTGGGAGGAGTACACCGAGCAGGTCGGGGAAGACGTCGCATCGACGACGCCGTACTTCACGGAAGCACTCAACGAGATCCTGGCCGAGGGACGCGCGCTCTTCGGGTGA
- the prfB gene encoding peptide chain release factor 2 (programmed frameshift), translating into MADLAERVAGLKKQVLELRDFLDLDHRIARLTDLEAKQADSAFWADAARAREQVQEIKTLKGWITPYQDLVNRIGDAEGLLELLELEPDPALSQDLEGEIARISRELQSFSLQTMLQGPDDGRDAILTIHPGAGGTESQDWAEMLMYMYRRWAERKGFSVSVMDLMPGEEAGIKSVTIEIKGQYAYGFLKAEKGVHRLVRISPYDSQARRHTSFASVFVYPDIDDTIEIDLRDEDIKMDVYRASGAGGQHVNKTSSAVRLTHEPTGLVVTCQQERSQFKNKDTAMKMLRAALYQRKLEEQEAAKALVEATKTDNSWGNQIRSYVFQPYTMVNDHRTELKLSDAQGVMNGDLDEFIEAYLKRFGGKAA; encoded by the exons ATGGCAGATCTGGCAGAGCGCGTGGCAGGGTTGAAGAAGCAGGTTCTCGAGCTACGAGACTTCCTT GACCTCGATCACCGGATAGCGCGACTCACTGATCTCGAAGCCAAGCAGGCCGATTCGGCCTTCTGGGCCGACGCGGCGCGCGCACGAGAGCAGGTGCAGGAGATCAAGACCCTGAAGGGATGGATCACTCCCTATCAGGATCTCGTCAATCGGATCGGCGATGCCGAAGGGCTCCTCGAACTGCTCGAACTCGAACCAGACCCGGCCCTGTCTCAGGATCTCGAAGGAGAGATCGCGCGGATCTCGCGCGAGCTCCAGAGCTTCTCCCTGCAGACGATGCTGCAAGGTCCCGACGACGGGCGCGATGCCATCCTCACCATCCACCCAGGCGCTGGCGGCACCGAGTCCCAGGACTGGGCCGAGATGCTGATGTACATGTATCGTCGCTGGGCAGAGCGGAAAGGATTCTCCGTTTCCGTGATGGACCTGATGCCGGGCGAAGAGGCCGGAATCAAGTCGGTCACCATCGAGATCAAGGGGCAGTACGCCTACGGTTTCCTGAAGGCCGAGAAGGGCGTCCACCGGCTGGTCCGGATTTCTCCCTATGATTCGCAGGCGCGGCGTCACACCTCATTCGCCTCGGTCTTCGTCTATCCCGACATCGATGACACGATCGAGATCGACTTGCGCGACGAAGACATCAAGATGGATGTCTATCGCGCATCGGGTGCCGGCGGCCAGCACGTCAACAAGACGTCGTCAGCCGTGCGACTCACCCACGAACCGACCGGCCTCGTGGTGACCTGCCAGCAGGAACGGAGTCAGTTCAAGAACAAGGACACCGCGATGAAGATGCTGCGGGCGGCGCTCTACCAGCGCAAGCTGGAGGAGCAGGAGGCGGCGAAAGCGCTGGTCGAGGCCACCAAGACCGACAACTCCTGGGGCAACCAGATCCGGTCATACGTGTTCCAGCCGTACACCATGGTCAACGACCACCGGACCGAGTTGAAGCTGTCGGATGCGCAGGGCGTGATGAACGGTGACCTCGACGAATTCATCGAGGCGTACCTCAAGCGGTTCGGAGGAAAGGCGGCGTGA
- the lysS gene encoding lysine--tRNA ligase translates to MSEHLLERTHIEEARRAKRAELEANGVAAYGYSYARSHLAAEALALWDDAMGEDGPAVRVAGRLVAWRGQGKTIFAHLEDVSGRIQLYLRRDQLEALWSTIERLDLDDHVGVAGRLFRTRSGEISVAVRDVELLSKSLRALPRGKVETLPDGSTVLHGGLTDPEVRYRQRYADFAVHPELRETFRLRARVIGYIRRFLDERGFLEVETPVLQPLYGGASARPFVTHHNALDMPLFLRIADELYLKRLIVGGFERVYEIGHDFRNEGMDRTHNPEFTMLEWYQAYADYRDVLAMFEELLAGIVHSSLDTLILERQGVSLDFTAPYRRVSFVEGIKATSGIDVLTNTEEEMREYLRRQGEPAEAVATMAGGRLLDEVFKASLEPTLVQPTFVLDYPKALSPLAKPHRDDPRLTERFEFFVLGREVANAFSELNDPDDQRSRFEDQVNQRAAGDEEAQQFDADYIRALEFGMPPTGGIGVGIDRLVMLLADEASIRDVILFPAMRPESDGRPADSE, encoded by the coding sequence GTGAGCGAGCACCTGCTGGAACGGACGCATATCGAGGAGGCCCGTCGCGCCAAGCGCGCGGAACTCGAGGCCAATGGTGTCGCGGCGTACGGCTACTCCTACGCCCGCAGCCATCTTGCCGCCGAGGCGCTCGCGCTGTGGGACGACGCGATGGGCGAGGACGGCCCCGCGGTGCGTGTCGCCGGCCGTCTGGTGGCCTGGCGCGGGCAGGGCAAGACCATCTTCGCGCACCTGGAGGATGTGTCGGGTCGGATTCAGCTCTATCTCCGCCGCGATCAACTCGAGGCGCTCTGGTCCACGATCGAGCGACTCGACCTCGATGATCACGTGGGCGTCGCGGGCCGGCTCTTCCGCACGCGCTCCGGCGAGATCAGTGTGGCCGTGCGCGACGTGGAACTGCTCTCCAAGTCACTGCGGGCCCTGCCGCGTGGCAAGGTCGAGACCCTTCCCGACGGCAGTACGGTACTTCACGGCGGGCTGACCGATCCGGAAGTGCGCTACCGTCAGCGCTACGCCGACTTCGCCGTGCACCCCGAACTCCGCGAGACCTTCCGGCTGCGCGCCCGCGTCATCGGCTACATCCGGCGGTTCCTCGACGAGCGTGGCTTCCTCGAAGTGGAAACCCCGGTGCTGCAGCCGCTCTATGGTGGCGCATCGGCCCGGCCGTTCGTGACCCATCACAACGCGCTCGACATGCCGCTCTTTCTGCGCATCGCCGACGAGCTCTATCTCAAGCGATTGATCGTGGGTGGCTTCGAGCGGGTGTACGAGATCGGCCACGACTTCCGCAACGAAGGAATGGACCGGACCCACAATCCCGAATTCACCATGCTCGAGTGGTATCAGGCGTATGCCGACTACCGCGACGTGCTGGCGATGTTCGAGGAACTTCTCGCGGGCATCGTGCATTCATCCCTCGACACGCTGATCCTTGAGCGGCAGGGTGTCTCGCTCGACTTCACGGCACCTTATCGCCGGGTGTCGTTTGTCGAGGGGATCAAAGCGACCAGCGGCATCGACGTGCTGACGAACACGGAGGAGGAGATGCGCGAGTATCTCCGTCGCCAGGGCGAGCCGGCCGAAGCCGTGGCCACGATGGCCGGTGGGCGACTGCTCGACGAGGTGTTCAAGGCCTCACTCGAGCCGACGCTGGTCCAGCCAACCTTCGTCCTCGACTATCCCAAGGCACTCTCCCCGCTGGCGAAGCCGCACCGCGATGATCCACGGCTCACCGAGCGCTTCGAGTTCTTCGTGCTCGGGCGCGAGGTCGCCAACGCGTTCAGCGAATTGAATGACCCCGACGACCAGCGCAGCCGCTTCGAGGACCAGGTCAATCAGCGCGCAGCCGGCGACGAGGAAGCGCAGCAGTTCGATGCCGACTACATCCGGGCGCTCGAGTTCGGGATGCCACCCACCGGCGGGATCGGTGTCGGCATCGACCGGCTCGTGATGCTCCTGGCCGATGAGGCTTCCATTCGCGACGTGATTCTCTTCCCGGCGATGCGACCCGAGAGCGACGGCCGCCCGGCCGACAGCGAGTAA